From one Panulirus ornatus isolate Po-2019 chromosome 11, ASM3632096v1, whole genome shotgun sequence genomic stretch:
- the LOC139751122 gene encoding uncharacterized protein has translation MHSSAQCKRHTVLLFVMALIWPTTAGLDCFRCGSVNGSNPQCGDPFHHNYSSGVLASPCLAGWKDRNGLFPATHCVKLSGYFYETSESLVVRGCTVDSGTLTIDTELARQSHCGLYTYDGKTVVGCVESCNEFDACNTSPTPILQNPHLPLLYVLLFILFRL, from the exons ATGCATTCGTCCGCACAGTGTAAACGCCACACAGTCCTTCTGTTCGTCATGGCACTTATCTGGC CGACCACGGCCGGGCTGGACTGCTTCAGGTGTGGTTCGGTCAACGGTTCGAACCCCCAGTGTGGCGACCCCTTCCACCACAACTACTCCAGCGGAGTCCTGGCCTCGCCCTGCCTCGCCGGCTGGAAAGACCGTAACGGCCTCTTCCCAGCTACCCACTGCGTCAAGCTCTCGGGCTACTTCT ACGAGACATCCGAGTCGCTGGTGGTTCGAGGCTGCACGGTCGACTCGGGGACGCTCACCATCGACACCGAACTCGCCAGACAGAGCCACTGTGGCCTCTACACCTACGACGGCAA GACGGTCGTAGGATGTGTGGAATCCTGCAATGAGTTCGATGCCTGCAACACCTCCCCGACACCCATTCTGCAGAACCCTCATCTCCCGCTGCTGTACGTCCTGCTGTTCATTCTCTTTCGTCTGTAA